The Candidatus Coatesbacteria bacterium genome segment GTCGGCGACACCATCGAGGTGGCGGTCAAGATCACCGAGGCCTCCAAGACGCGCATCCAGAAGTTCCAGGGTATCGTTATCGCCAAGAAGCACGGCGGCCTGCGCGAGACCTTCACCGTCCGCCGGACCACCGGGACGGGCAACATCGGCGTGGAGCGCATCTTCCCGCTGCACTCCCCCAACGTCTCCGATATCAGGGTCGTGCGTCGGGGCTCGACCAAGCGCGCCAAACTCTACTATCTGCGCGAGAAGATCGGCCGCGCGGCCCGGGTCAAGGACAAGCGCCTTCACTAGCGGACGCCGCGCGTCGACCGCCAGCACCGAGTAGCATCCGATGGGCCACGGCGTCTGACGTGGCCCTTGTCGAACCCAGCGCCGACAACCCGCCGCGACTTTCCCCCGAGCGCCCCAGCGGTTATAATCCCCCCATGAACCAGCCGGATCGCCAGCCGCGCCGACTCCTCGTCATCGCCTACTACTACCCGCCCTTGGGGATGGGTGGGGTCAAGACGGTCATCCCCTATGTGCGCTATCTGGCCGACTACGGCTGGCGGCCCGAGGTGCTGACGGTCAAGCCGATCGCCTACTACGCCCATGACAAGGCGCTGGCCGACGAGCTGCGGCCCTACGCCCCGGTCCATCGCTGCGGCTCCCTGGATCCGGCCCGGCTGCTGCGTCTGGTCAAGGGACCGGGCTACCGGGTCGCCCTGGGGGCCGGGGCCCTGCGCCACGGCGGCCCGCTATCCCGCTTGCAGCACGCCCTGCTGACCCCGGATCCCAAGGTTCTCAGCGCGCCCTTCTTCTACGCCGCCGGGCGGCGCCTGGGACGGGGCGGGCGCTACGCCGCCCTGTTGGTGATCGCCCCGCCCTTCAGCCACCTGGCCCCGGCCGACGCCCTGGCCCGCAGCCTGCACATTCCCTGGATCGGCCATCTGGGCGATCGTTGGGTCGGCGGCTGGGTCAGCGACACGTCGTCGCCGCTGGCCAAACCGGCCGCCGAGCGCGGCGAGCGCCGGGCCGTCGCGCGCTCCCGGGCGCTGCTCTGCGCCTCGCCCCTGGAGACGGAGCTGCTGCGCCGGCGCTATCCCGAGCACCGCCGCAAGATCCTGACCGCGCCGCTGAGCTTCGATCCCGCCCTGCACGACCTGGACCTCGAGCCCGATCCGCGACGCTTCACCGTGGCCATGGTGGGCACCCATCGGGCCGACGAGGGCCTGACGCCGGTGCTGCGGGCGCTCAAACGGCTGGCTCAACATGGCGGGCGCCCGCCGCTCCTGCGCCACCTGGGCTCCAACCGCGGACCGACGGTGCGCGAGGTCGCCGCGGGGCTGGGCTGCGCCGAGCTGGTCGAGGAGCCGGGACAGGTCGATTACCGGGCCAGCCTCGCCGCCATGCATCGGGCCGACGTGCTCCTGTTGACCGTGGCCGGGGACAATCCCCTCGGCCTGCCCGGCCGGACCTCGGACTACGTCGGCGCGGGACGGCCGATCCTGCTGGTGGCCGACAACCACGCCGCCCGCCGCGTCGTCGAGGGCTACGAACTGGGCGCCTGCTGCCGCCCGGACGAGGCGGAGAGGGTCTGCGAATTGCTGCGGGCCGCCCGGGACGGAGCCGGCCCCCTGGCTGTAAGTCCACCCGACGCGTCGAGGGAAAGCTTCGCCGCGCCCCGCCGGGCCCGGCAATTGAGCGAAATCCTCTCCCACTGGTACCCCGATGAACACTAGCCGACCTCCGCGCCGGGTCCTGATGACGGCCTACCACTTCCCGCCCCTGGGCGGCGGCGGGATGCTGCGGGCCCTCAAGCTGGCCCGCTACCTGCCGGCGTGCGGCTGGCGGCCGACGGTGCTCAGCGCCGACGACCCGGCCTTCCACCTGCGGGACCCGGCGGCCCTGGACCAGGTCGACTGCCCCGTCATCCGCGCCCCGGCGCGACGCTACCCCAGCCTGGGCCGCCTGCTCGGGCTCAGCGCCTCCAGCGG includes the following:
- the rplS gene encoding 50S ribosomal protein L19 translates to MQRIQRLEQEQLRENVPAFNVGDTIEVAVKITEASKTRIQKFQGIVIAKKHGGLRETFTVRRTTGTGNIGVERIFPLHSPNVSDIRVVRRGSTKRAKLYYLREKIGRAARVKDKRLH